Proteins encoded together in one Benincasa hispida cultivar B227 chromosome 1, ASM972705v1, whole genome shotgun sequence window:
- the LOC120088535 gene encoding uncharacterized protein LOC120088535 isoform X2 — translation MTVPRETTAMEMEMKKKEMALKASTLISISEAFFLHLICALRLALAFCIAHYIYSTDLISDPSHTLFLILTVSFRPTTMLDNNES, via the exons ATGACGGTGCCACGAGAAACTACAGCAATGGAGATGGagatgaagaaaaaagagatgGCTCTTAAAGCTTCAACTCTCATATCAATTTCAGAGGCCTTCTTCCTCCATCTGATCTGCGCCCTAAGGCTAGCCCTAGCTTTCTGTATTGCTCATTATATCTACTCCACCGATCTCATCTCTGATCCTTCTCACACTCTCTTCTTGATTTTG ACGGTATCGTTCAGACCGACAACAATGCTTG ACAATAATGAATCATGA